The Daphnia carinata strain CSIRO-1 unplaced genomic scaffold, CSIRO_AGI_Dcar_HiC_V3 NW_026453067.1, whole genome shotgun sequence genome window below encodes:
- the LOC130698308 gene encoding chaoptin-like: MQTMVPRRGYYKELADIRHSIMVIVSTLIACACLVGATTGILEDEAKNLQPCPFNLLCRCSRGGPEVGLIYCEDIPLANVPTGINNTKAFALNLRRNGLRRVEENSFHRTGLWRIDIRNNHLYSVPERAFAGLERSLGELFLPFNHLQRVPQKALQNLEKLKVLDLGSNMIVEISREDFSGVEDSLQHLSLADNYLVALQLESFVGFQRLERLDLRGNSILNILPLSGSGSIKVSHLSLADNALEHIPFTSLAQMRSLNTVNLANNRISTTFDVFFQGRISIDTLILDNNMIGNLPPFAFQNFNLINKTSLNGNAIREIAEDAFKDAKIRDLSLSECSVTHLDSKSFRGLESSLQRLDLSYNNLSTLPENLLDKFDFLKALILNDNSLAFKADADLSGFRYALQTINLVGEKMGQIPVKQMNDIRNLRSLGLSSLDEKISTSDFEGYGAALEHLSLSKNKLKTVSSNSFRHVPGLKSLDLSDNRISQIEADAFADVGTSLIHLSMANGIGVGSLPSEPFKKLVSLQSIDLSNNKISSVPADFFHSMKEIRSINLQDNSIEKIPQHMFNNDHTPNLVNVSLSFNFVTAIEAQTFSDLSHLKILNLEENKITRIAKGAFQNIENLEYISLDGNMISTIESEAFHNLPKLESLNLGHNSLEKLSFDWLDQVGTLSAIKLDVSHNLIQQLSSNRTGWSSYSSIRSLDLGYNNISFISRNYFEPIRSSLTHLVLHHNQLRNISRDVYSDMQHLLWLDISNNNIQLVDSDAFANAKSLQVLLLDHNDISEIYQDMLSRSSTLRVINISHNRLRFLPDTLFKDTQLEILDVSHNQISKIPDGCLSRIATTLRHLDASHNEITSITPDQLKKLTDLVYLDLSNNAISTLTEKTFSSLNRLTHLDLSSNPIHTVADHIFDNLLQSLVHLNLAEIGSVDLGDFHLPELLSLNISYNTVENLPSDFFTRYANLKEFDISYCQLTVLPESPWSTASKLRSLRLNGNNLTALANGTLASMKSLEYLNIQNLPLQTFEEGSLFQMTNLRHLAIGTYERVKGLDIPKLLDFNHVIKHLEVDVEAATLDSQLKGKLPFKIGNITISGNKLKSITSNAFKDFQGKALTLTLQDNGVTELTKALFQNLGNVRWLQLELRHNKLSTMAEPSTTIHPGTSGSVFLTQLQLADNPWNCDCSVGWVEFWMRRWRQQMCKDRCNNYQSVMRDLRAASCRNKANKPFMSVLKTELECGWSSSNGLVSTWYQWTLIVGFGMAFVQQLKSF, translated from the exons ATG CAAACGATGGTCCCCAGAAGAGGCTATTACAAGGAACTGGCAGACATTCGCCATTCCATCATGGTAATCGTTTCGACACTGATCGCTTGTGCCTGTCTTGTGGGGGCCACCACTGGCATCTTGGAAGATGAAGCCAAGAACTTGCAGCCGTGTCCGTTCAATTTGCTGTGCCGATGCTCCAGAGGTGGGCCCGAAGTTGGATTGATTTATTGCGAGGATATCCCATTAGCTAACGTACCAACTGGCATCAACAACACCAAAGCATTTGCGCTCAATCTTAGACGTAACGGACTACGTAGGGTGGAAGAAAATAGTTTCCATCGAACAG GCCTGTGGCGAATTGACATTCGCAACAACCACTTGTACAGCGTCCCCGAAAGGGCTTTCGCCGGTCTAGAACGTTCGCTTGGAGAACTGTTCTTACCGTTCAACCACTTGCAACGTGTGCCGCAGAAGGCTTTGCAGAATTTGGAAAAACTGAAAGTACTGGACCTCGGTAGCAATATGATCGTCGAAATCAGCCGCGAAGATTTCTCCGGAGTGGAAGATTCGCTGCAGCATTTGTCGCTAGCTGACAATTACCTGGTTGCGCTACAATTGGAGTCATTCGTAGGCTTTCAGCGGCTCGAGCGTCTAGACTTACGAGGAAACAGCATTCTTAACATCTTGCCACTTAGCGGCAGTGGTTCCATAAAGGTCTCACATCTCAGCTTGGCTGACAACGCGCTGGAACATATCCCATTCACCAGTCTGGCGCAAATGCGATCGCTCAATACCGTCAATCTCGCAAACAATCGTATTAGTACGACATTTGACGTTTTCTTCCAAGGCCGCATCTCCATTGATACGCTAATTCTTGACAACAACATGATCGGAAACCTACCACCCtttgcatttcaaaattttaatctcATTAATAAGACGTCCTTAAATGGAAATGCCATACGAGAGATCGCTGAAGACGCTTTCAAGGATGCGAAAATCAGAGATTTAAGCCTTAGCGAGTGCTCTGTAACTCATCTCGATTCGAAATCTTTTCGTGGTTTAGAATCTTCGCTGCAACGCTTGGATTTAAGTTACAATAACTTAAGCACGCTGCCTGAAAACTTACTCGACAAATTTGACTTCCTGAAAGCACTGATACTGAATGATAATTCGCTAGCATTCAAAGCTGATGCTGATCTTAGCGGATTCCGCTATGCATTGCAAACCATAAACTTAGTTGGAGAAAAAATGGGCCAAATACCTGTAAAGCAAATGAACGACATCCGCAACTTACGGTCACTGGGTTTGAGTTCACTGGACGAAAAGATTTCTACAAGTGATTTCGAAGGCTACGGAGCTGCATTGGAGCATTTGAGTTTgtcaaaaaacaaactgaaaacTGTTTCGTCCAACTCTTTTCGTCACGTACCGGGGCTCAAAAGTTTAGATCTGTCCGATAATCGTATTTCGCAGATAGAAGCAGACGCTTTTGCTGATGTCGGTACATCTCTGATCCACCTTTCCATGGCGAACGGCATTGGAGTCGGAAGTTTACCTTCAGAACCATTCAAGAAACTAGTCTCACTTCAGTCGATCGATCTAAGCAACAACAAGATTAGCAGTGTGCCTGCCGATTTTTTTCACTCAATGAAAGAAATTCGCTCCATCAATCTGCAGGATAACTCGATCGAGAAAATACCCCAGCATATGTTCAACAACGACCACACACCAAACTTGGTCAATGTGTCGTTAAGTTTTAACTTCGTTACTGCCATTGAAGCGCAAACATTTTCTGACTTGTCACatctgaaaattttaaatctgGAAGAGAACAAAATCACGCGCATTGCCAAAGGGGCATTccaaaacattgaaaatttgGAATACATCTCACTTGATGGAAATATGATCAGTACCATTGAATCGGAAGCTTTTCATAATTTGCCTAAACTGGAGAGTCTCAATCTTGGCCACAACAGCCTTGAAAAATTGTCATTTGATTGGCTGGATCAGGTTGGTACGCTATCGGCAATCAAGCTTGATGTCAGTCACAACCTTATCCAACAACTCTCTTCCAACCGAACGGGATGGTCGTCATATTCTAGTATCCGTTCCTTGGACTTGGGCTATAACAACATTTCATTCATCTCTCGTAACTACTTCGAGCCTATCCGTAGCTCGTTGACTCACTTAGTCCTTCATCACAATCAACTTCGAAACATTTCCAGAGAT GTATACAGTGACATGCAACATTTACTTTGGTTAGATATTTCAAACAACAATATTCAGCTG gtTGATTCAGACGCGTTTGCTAATGCCAAGAGTCTTCAAGTTCTCTTGCTTGACCACAACGACATCAGTGAAATATATCAAGACATGCTGAGTCGTTCGTCAACTCTTCGTGTTATCAATATTTCGCACAACCGGCTCCGATTTCTGCCTGACACTTTGTTTAAGGATACCCAGCTGGAAATCCTCGATGTCTCCCACAACCAGATAAGCAAAATTCCTGACGGCTGCCTTAGTCGCATTGCCACCACTCTCAGGCATCTGGATGCTTCTCACAATGAAATAACGTCCATCACGCCTGATCAG TTGAAAAAACTGACCGACCTAGTGTACTTGGATCTTTCCAACAATGCAATTTCGACGCTGACGGAGAAAACCTTTTCTTCACTGAACCGGTTAACTCATTTGGATTTGAGTAGCAATCCCATTCATACAGTGGCCGACCATATCTTCGACAATCTGCTCCAGTCGTTGGTTCACCTCAATTTGGCCGAAATAGGTAGTGTCGATCTCGGTGATTTCCATCTTCCCGAACTGCTATCGCTTAACATATCATACAATac GGTTGAAAATTTGCCATCGGATTTCTTTACCCGCTACGCTAATTTGAAGGAATTCGACATCAGCTATTGCCAGCTTACAGTTCTGCCAGAATCACCGTGGTCCACAGCTTCCAAACTACGGTCACTTCGTCTGAACGGTAACAATTTAACGGCTCTGGCAAACGGAACGCTAGCCAGCATGAAAAGTTTGGAATACTTAAACATTCAAAATCTTCCTCTACAAACATTCGAG GAAGGAAGCTTGTTCCAGATGACCAATCTGCGGCATTTGGCAATTGGAACTTATGAAAGGGTTAAAGGATTGGACATTCCAAAACTGTTGGACTTCAACCATGTTATCAAACATCTGGAAGTTGat GTGGAAGCTGCAACCTTAGATAGTCAGTTGAAAGGAAAGTTACCGTTTAAAATAGGCAACATTACCATTAGTGGCAACAAATTAAAGAGCATTACAAGCAACGCCTTTAAG GATTTCCAAGGCAAGGCGCTGACTCTTACTTTGCAAGACAACGGCGTAACTGAATTGACTAAGGCACTTTTTCAGAATCTTGGAAATGTCCGTTGGCTTCAGCTCGAGTTACGACATAACAAATTATCTACAATGGCAGAGCCATCAACAACAATTCATCCAGGTACCAGCGGTTCCGTTTTTCTCACTCAACTTCAGTTGGCGGATAACCCTTGGAATTGCGACTGCAGCGTTGG gtggGTTGAGTTCTGGATGCGCAGGTGGCGCCAACAAATGTGTAAAGATCGATGCAACAACTATCAATCAGTAATGAGAGATCTACGTGCAGCAAGTTGTCGCAACAAGGCCAACAAACCCTTCATGTCAGTATTAAAAACAGAGCTGGAATGTGGCTGGTCATCTTCCAATGGTTTAGTAAGCACTTGGTATCAATGGACTCTTATTGTTGGCTTTGGCATGGCCTTCGTTCAACAGCTGAAATCATTTTAA